A stretch of Nonomuraea africana DNA encodes these proteins:
- a CDS encoding alpha/beta fold hydrolase: protein MSLPLIARTAHRHVDVDGVRVFYRESLPERPDAPALLLLHGFPSASHQFRRLIDVLGSRFRLIAPDYPGFGHTQAPQGFTYSFDRLADITEGFVQRIGLTRYVMYVFDFGAPVGFRLAERHPEQIAGLIVQNGNAYEEGLSAGARDFIALRPQTPGADDTIGDLLTLSGTRGQYESGVARPELIAPDGWTLDQHFLDLPGRKEAQIALAFDYHTNVARYPVWQEWLRSHTPPTLITWGRNDPFFPEPGARAYLRDLPNAELHLFDTGHFALEENLPEIAPLIADFLGRIAN from the coding sequence ATGTCCTTGCCCTTGATCGCCCGCACTGCTCACCGCCACGTCGACGTCGACGGCGTCCGCGTCTTCTACCGCGAGTCGCTGCCCGAGCGGCCTGACGCCCCCGCGCTGCTGCTCCTGCACGGATTCCCCTCCGCCTCTCACCAGTTCCGCCGCCTCATCGACGTGCTGGGGTCCCGCTTCCGGCTGATCGCGCCCGACTACCCCGGTTTCGGCCACACCCAGGCGCCGCAGGGCTTCACCTACTCCTTCGACCGGCTCGCCGACATCACAGAGGGCTTCGTTCAGCGCATCGGGCTGACCCGCTATGTGATGTACGTCTTCGACTTCGGCGCGCCGGTGGGCTTCAGGCTCGCCGAACGCCACCCCGAGCAGATCGCGGGCCTGATCGTGCAGAACGGCAACGCCTACGAGGAGGGCCTGTCGGCGGGCGCCCGCGACTTCATCGCGTTGCGTCCCCAGACGCCAGGCGCCGACGACACCATCGGCGACCTGCTCACCCTCTCGGGCACGCGCGGTCAGTACGAAAGCGGCGTTGCCCGCCCCGAACTGATCGCGCCGGACGGGTGGACGCTCGACCAGCACTTCCTCGACCTGCCGGGCCGAAAGGAAGCCCAGATCGCCTTGGCCTTCGACTACCACACCAATGTCGCGCGGTACCCGGTCTGGCAGGAGTGGTTGCGCAGCCACACCCCGCCCACCCTCATCACCTGGGGCCGCAACGACCCGTTCTTCCCCGAACCCGGGGCCCGCGCCTACCTGCGCGACCTGCCCAACGCCGAACTGCACCTGTTCGACACCGGGCACTTCGCCCTGGAGGAGAACCTGCCGGAGATCGCCCCGCTCATCGCCGACTTCCTCGGCCGAATCGCGAACTGA